A region of the Pseudoprevotella muciniphila genome:
CCGCAATACGATATGCGAATTCATTCCGTGTTGTTAACTGGTTTGGATTACTTGGAGAATAATCAAGTGACTTCATTATCTTATTGTCGTATTCCTTTACAGCAAGAACTGGATAATTCCAATCAAATCGCCCATACACAGCAGTTGCATTAACATCCCATCTGCTACTACGATATTGCATACTCAAAGAAGGCTGTTCACATGCCACAATATCTTTGCCGTTATTTCCTGTAGGAGACATAATCAAAAAATTGCGAGCGAACAAATCAAACCCATGATAGTCCTCCTTTAATATTATATTAACAACATAGCGAACCCCTTCTACAAGATGCAGACCATCAACTTGATTAATGATTTCAACCCCTTTAATAGCATTAACAGGTATATTTTTGATTTCTTCAGAACTCTTATCCAATCCATTGATTTGAAATGCAATGCCAGACGTTCCATTTATCTTAATCTGCTCATTTATTGGATTATAACGCACTGAAGGAAATTCCTTGAGCATGCTTAATGCATTAAAATGCTTATTCCGAATCTTATTCGTAACAATCAAATAAGAACCTGTATTTCGTTGTTGAATTCTTTTCGTTGTAACCTCTACAATTTCTAAGGTATCAACAGTTGACGAAAGACTATCTTGAGCATATAGACTCTTTGACATTAAAAGACTAACAATCAAGACTAATGATTTAAGAATATTCATAATAGTTCCTTAATTAAAAGATTTACATAGCCTAAGATAACTAGTTTAAAATATAAAATCAAGAACTTACAAATATGGATTGTACATCTTTTCATAAGCGATTGTCGTTTCACCGCCATGGCCAGGAAGCACGCGTGTATTCTCCGGCAATGTCATGATTTTTTCCGATAGGCTTTTTATGAGTGTTTCGTAGTTACCCCCGGGTAGGTCTGTTCGTCCTATACTCCCTTGAAAAACAGAATCTCCGCTCAGCAATACGCTATCGGTTGCATCGTAGAAACATACCCCGCCTGGCGTGTGACCGGGTGTGGCGATGACCTGCAGGGTAGTGTTGCCAAAACTCAGAATGTCGCCTTTGCGAAATGTACCTTTCAGTGGCGGCAAGTCAAGAGGAATGTCGCGGTGCATGAAGAGACGCACCTGTTCTTTCCCAGCTTGATAATTCAGAACATCATCTTCACCAATTTCCGGACCTATGCCATAACGGTCGTAAATATGCTGTGCGCCAAAGATATGGTCGAAATGGCCGTGTGTCAGCAGCAAGCGTTCCACTTGCAGTTCGTTCTCGATGATGAAACTGTCTATTGCTGCTTTTTCTTCTTCGAAGAATGCACCGCAGTCCACGATAGCGGCTTTTTTTGTCTCGTCCCATAACAAGTAGGTGTTTTCACCTAATGGGTTTACAATAAATGTCTTTATATTCAGCATAATATATCGTTTTTATACATGAATATATACCACTTTTTTAGTCTCGTAGTATTCGTCATCGAAGAAGTCGCTCAAATTCCATGTTTCGCAACTTTTTTTGAAAGGTTCTAATTCGCCATGCAAATCGCCGCCTTTCAAACAGACAATGCCATTTGGTATAGAATTTTTTTGCTTTTTACTGATGTTTTTTCGCACCAATTTGGCAAGTTCCGACAGGTTCATTACGGCACGGCTGACCACGAAGTCGAACGTTTCTTTTTCTTCGATGGCGTTACGGTGTGCCAATGTGACATTTTTCAGTCCTATACCTTCGCATACGGCAGTAGCCACTTTAATTTTCTTACCAATGCTATCTATTAGATGGAAGTGAGTTTCAGGAAAAAGAATAGCAAGCGGTATGCCTGGCAATCCGCCACCTGTGCCAACGTCCATTACGTTGGTGCCAGGACGGAAACACAAAACCTTCGCAATACCCAGACTATGCAAGATATGGTGTTCATAAAGGTTATCAATGTCTTTACGAGAAATGACGTTGATTTTGGCATTCCATTCGCGATAGAGTCCATCCAAAGCCTCAAACTGTTCGCGTTGAATGTCTGATAAGTTAGGAAAGTATTTGTAGATAGTTTGTACTGCCATAAGTTTATTTAATTTCTATTTTTAAGTAGGTTCTGTCATCATAAGAATCAGCACCTGCCATCACACCTTTTGTGCATCTGTTTTCACTATAGCAAAGTAAGTCGGTTTTTAACAGGCGTTGTAATTCTTTTTCGGTAGCATCCAGTGTGTCACAGACTACAGGATAGCCGTCGGATGCTAAAACGACTTCATGGATATGGGGTGGCACATGAATTGTCTTTATCATTCCTTCGTCAATAGGGAACCCATCGATTACCGCATAAAGGAAAGGATTGTCGCCTTTACTGTTTTGAAAATTACATTGGTCTTTAAGCGCATCGAGTATGAAGGCCCTGCCAAGATCCTTTAGTTGTAAATCTTCTATAGTGTGTCCATGTCGTAGTAAATACTCTATCGCATCACAACGGATGTCGGCAAGAATGCGGTCCACTAACTTCTCATTGGTGTAGGTCTGCCCGCCAAACCGACATTGGCAGTCGCCAATAAACCATATTTCACGACGTCTTTTGCTGAAAATCACAGCACTGCATGTAAATCTGTTTTCTGCCTTCGCAATGGCGTTTTCAAGCAAATCATTTTCTATGTAAAGTTGCCTAATGTCGTTTGTAAGTTTATTAGCGGCTTCCGCTGACGTGATGTTTGCGTCTAAATGTTGTATGCTCTCACAGACAATCTCCATTGCGACACGGCCCGACGACTTACCACCGAGCAAGAGTGTGCCTTTCGAAGTGGAGCCATCCACTACGGCAGCAAAATCATTTGTCACCGCGATTCCGTCCTCTGTTGTGGTTTGTGGACTTTTTGCGGCCTGAAAACTTTCTTTGATGGTCATGTTGTGACTGTTGTCGGGATGTGTGATTCTTACCATATAATTTCTCGCCGAAGAGTTTATCAATGAGATCCGTGCGTCCTATGCGCCGCAACTCGCTGATGATTTTTCCACGTTCTTCGGGCTTGTACCAGAAGAAGAACATACGCTGGCGCAATTTTTCTTCCGGCGAATGGGCAGAGAACACGGGTTCGAGTGTGTAAGGATGGTAGCCACTATACCACGCTTCTGTGCTGATGGTCATTGGTGTGGGAGTGAAATCCTGAACCTGCTCTAAATGGAAGTCCATATCACGTGTCAATACAGCGAGTTCTGCCATATCTTCGGGTGTGCATCCAGGGTGCGAACTGATAAAGTAGGGAATGAGTTGCTGATTGAGGCCTGCCTTGCGATTGATGTTGTCGAAAATTCGTTTGAAGTCATAGAATTGTTTGAACGAAGGTTTGCGCATAAGGTTCAGCACGGTGTCGCTCGTATGTTCAGGTGCAACTTTCAGACGCCCCGAAACATGCTTCGTAATCACCTCTTCGGCATATTGCATGTTTGCCTTGTCGATTGCCTTGTCGCCGGTGTGATTGAGAATGAGGTCGTAGCGTATGCCGCTGCCTATGAAACTCTTCTTGATGCCCGGCAACGCATCAACGGCACGATAGATTTCTATCAGTGGGCGGTGGTCGTTGTTAAGATTCTTGCAAATATTGGGATGGATGCATGATGGGCGTTTACATTTTCGGCAGATGTCAAGATTCTTCCCGTGCATGCCATACATGTTTGCAGAAGGACCGCCGAGGTCGGAGAGATAACCCTTGAAATCTGGCATTTCTACCACTTTCTTTACCTCGCGCAGGATGCTTTCCTTGGATCTGCTCATGATGAATTTCCCCTGATGTGCCGAAATCGTGCAGAAAGCGCAACCACCGAAACAGCCGCGATGGATATTCACTGAGAACTTTATCATTTCGTAGGCAGGAATGCGCTTGCCTTTGTATTTGGGGTGTGGCTGTCGGGTGTAAGGGAAGTCGAACGAACGGTCTATCTGAGCCGTTGTCATAGGAGGGTAGGGTGGATTGACCACACAGAAAAGTCCATCAACTTCCTGAAGCAGACGTTGTGCCTCCATCCTGTTGCTCTGTTCCTCAATCACCCTGAAATTGGCGGCGTATTTCTTTTTGTCAGTAAGGCTTTCTTCGTGAGAACAGAGGATGATGTCGTCCTCTCTGACACCGCCCGGAATGTTCTGTTTCTTCTCAAGAGTTACGGTCTGGCGAATGGGATATTTCCTGACCACTTGCTGGAAATCATCTGTACTGCAATGTGCTTCCTTTCTGCCGTGCAGCAGTTTGTCTTCCACAAGATGCAGCAGCGCTGCAGTGGGCAGTTCGCCCATGCCGTAGATAATCATGTCAGCACCACTGTCGCATAGAATACATTTCCGCACACGCTCCTGCCAATAGTCGTAATGCGTCAGACGGCGCAGCGATGCTTCTATACCGCCGAGCAGCACGGGCGTTTCGGGATATAGTTCCTTCAGAATTTTAGTATATACTATACTCGGGTATTCAGGTCGCTTGTCGTGGCGCCCGTCGGGTGTATAGGCATCTTCTGAGCGCAGACGGCGGTTGGCGGTGTATTTGTTCACCATGGAATCCATCGCTCCCGGAGCAATGAGAAAGAACATGCGCGGTCGCCCCAGGCGTTTGAAGTCTCTGTAGTCGCCGTGCCAGTCCGGTTGCGGCACAATAGCCACCCTATAACCCTCAGCCTCAATCAGTCTGCCGATAACCGCCATGCCGAACGATGGATGGTCCACGTAGGCATCAGCACTGAACATGATGACGTCAACGTAGTCCCAACCGCGAAGTTCCATTTCCTTGCGAGTAGTGGGAAGCCAGTCTGTGAGGCGATAATCGGACATAAAACGTGAACCTGTGTTTAGGCTTCGGTTGTGGAGTCGGCTTCTATGCTCTCTTCGGTTTGCTCGCCTAACCAACCATTGTAAGCATTGATGAGTTGTTGCAAACCGAAGGCTTTCATGTGGTCGTGGTAAATCACGTCGATGCATAGGTCGAGCAGGTCCTTACTGTCTTCAGTCTGCGAGGCGATGAGCGAACGGATGTTGAGTTTCAGTTTATCGAGTACCGCTTCGTCCACATATCCCGTGCTGTCAACGAGGTTGGCAAATAGGGCATATTTGCGGATAGTGAGGAAATTCTCTTCTGTGATTTCCAAATGGCGGCTGCCTTTTTGGTTGAGTTGTATAGTCATAGATAGAACAGTTATTGGAATGTCTTGTTATTTTCCGAACAGGAATTTCAGGATGGCACGCATAGCCGTGGCTCTCATCTTCTCTTCTTTTATGCACTCGAACGGGAATCCGGTAGCAATGACTTTGTAGTCCTTTCCGTTGTAGGCTATGCCTGCAGAATGTCCCTCAGCGTATGCAAACGCACTGAATGCGGCATCATCGGCAGGCATCACCACGTCGGGATCTACAGCGGCATAATGTGTGTCGTTCGGCGTGCGGTAGATTGGAATTGTCTTACCGAGCCCTTTGATGTCTTCAGCGAAGTCGGCAAACAAAGTGTCTGCATGAGTATAGTGAAGAACGTCGTATGCAAAGTCGCGGTCTTCGGATTTCGTCAGGTTGGAAGCAATGTAGGAGCCGCTGATGAATATATTTCCGCCTCCGCGTGTGTATGTTTCTAATTGCTGACGTATGGAGGGCGTGAAAATGCTGTAGTCTTGCATATTGTAGTGCACATCCTTCTGCAGACCGGCTATAAAGTCGATAGCGGCATACTTTTTCAGGTCAATCTCCCCTTTTTCCAGACTGCCACGACTGCAAGACTCAAACGATGCCATATCTGATGCGACAATCGCTTTGCCGTGCACGTACGGATAGTCGAACGTGTTGCCGGCAAATACTTTTCCCTGCATGGAATTGTCGCTGTAGCCGAGTGCTGCCGGTCCCTCACTACCGCCTGCTGATGCCTTGAAGTTGGTCTGCGGACCGCAATAGGAAGCATTGTAGATGTACGGAACGCCCATATCCTTGTTCAGGTCGAAGCCGATGCTGTCGGGCGTTTCGATACGTGCCGGGCCGCTGATTCGGTTAAAGCCGTTGACAATGAGCACCTTGCGACTGGCGCCTTTAGAGGAATATACACTCAACACCTCAGACGGGAAACTCACACCGCCCTTGTTGTACGCCTGTACCTTGAAACTGAACTGCACACCCTTGCTAATAGTAATCCTGGTGCTTGTACCCTCTACCTTAATGCCATTGTCGAAACTGCCGTCTCCGCGCTTCGTATATACAATGTAGCAGGTTGGGTTGGCAGTAGAGTCAACTTTGTCAATAGTGGGCTCCCATCTCAGAATTGCCTCCTTGCCGTCATTGCTGAGTTGTGCGGAGAAATTCTTTACGGGTAACGGTTGGAGTGCGAAGTCGCTGATGCCGTGCTGGAAATTGATGAATTTCAGGATACCTTTG
Encoded here:
- a CDS encoding MBL fold metallo-hydrolase — protein: MLNIKTFIVNPLGENTYLLWDETKKAAIVDCGAFFEEEKAAIDSFIIENELQVERLLLTHGHFDHIFGAQHIYDRYGIGPEIGEDDVLNYQAGKEQVRLFMHRDIPLDLPPLKGTFRKGDILSFGNTTLQVIATPGHTPGGVCFYDATDSVLLSGDSVFQGSIGRTDLPGGNYETLIKSLSEKIMTLPENTRVLPGHGGETTIAYEKMYNPYL
- the rsmG gene encoding 16S rRNA (guanine(527)-N(7))-methyltransferase RsmG, with product MAVQTIYKYFPNLSDIQREQFEALDGLYREWNAKINVISRKDIDNLYEHHILHSLGIAKVLCFRPGTNVMDVGTGGGLPGIPLAILFPETHFHLIDSIGKKIKVATAVCEGIGLKNVTLAHRNAIEEKETFDFVVSRAVMNLSELAKLVRKNISKKQKNSIPNGIVCLKGGDLHGELEPFKKSCETWNLSDFFDDEYYETKKVVYIHV
- a CDS encoding YgiQ family radical SAM protein, which encodes MSDYRLTDWLPTTRKEMELRGWDYVDVIMFSADAYVDHPSFGMAVIGRLIEAEGYRVAIVPQPDWHGDYRDFKRLGRPRMFFLIAPGAMDSMVNKYTANRRLRSEDAYTPDGRHDKRPEYPSIVYTKILKELYPETPVLLGGIEASLRRLTHYDYWQERVRKCILCDSGADMIIYGMGELPTAALLHLVEDKLLHGRKEAHCSTDDFQQVVRKYPIRQTVTLEKKQNIPGGVREDDIILCSHEESLTDKKKYAANFRVIEEQSNRMEAQRLLQEVDGLFCVVNPPYPPMTTAQIDRSFDFPYTRQPHPKYKGKRIPAYEMIKFSVNIHRGCFGGCAFCTISAHQGKFIMSRSKESILREVKKVVEMPDFKGYLSDLGGPSANMYGMHGKNLDICRKCKRPSCIHPNICKNLNNDHRPLIEIYRAVDALPGIKKSFIGSGIRYDLILNHTGDKAIDKANMQYAEEVITKHVSGRLKVAPEHTSDTVLNLMRKPSFKQFYDFKRIFDNINRKAGLNQQLIPYFISSHPGCTPEDMAELAVLTRDMDFHLEQVQDFTPTPMTISTEAWYSGYHPYTLEPVFSAHSPEEKLRQRMFFFWYKPEERGKIISELRRIGRTDLIDKLFGEKLYGKNHTSRQQSQHDHQRKFSGRKKSTNHNRGRNRGDK